Below is a genomic region from Magnetococcales bacterium.
CGGGAAGACTGGAATTTGCATGGCACCCTCCGTCAGGCTCTTGAAGTCCGAATCGGAAGCGGCAATGCATTTTCTGGCCCATAGTTATTTCTGATGATATTTCAAACAGTTAATCAATCATGGAGCCGTCGGGCATCTCTGGAGAATGCCAAGAGTCCGACACGGTCTCGAAGGAAAGGGGAATCGGGCGCCTGGAAAGGGGGGGGGCCGGGCCACCGAAAACAAAATGCCACGGGAATCCCATGGCATTGAATGAGCGACGAAACGAATAGGGTGAATCGGCGGACGCTAGCGCCGACGGAAGCGCCTCGGGGGTTGGATACGGACGGGCACCAGGACCGCCTGGAAACGGGGGGTCGGTTGGAGCCATTGCAGAACCGCTTGAACCCAGGAGGCAAGAAATGGGATGCGCATGGCGGGCATGTCTTTCTGGTTGAGGATGAAGTCTGACACCATGGATCAATCTAGCAGAATCGGGGCAAAAGGTTAACCGTTTTTTTCACCCCGCCGGGGGTCAGGGATCGATTTTTCATGAAAAAGGGACCGGAAAGGGGGCCGACGTGGCGTATTCCGGTCCCTTGAGATACGAAATGGGACTTATCGGTACTGTCGCAGGCTCCACCATTCCAGTCCCTGTTTGACCAGGTGCATGGCGTACAGGGGCGGGAGGATCAGGCCGAAACGAGGGAACCTGGAGACGAAAATACCGGTGTTTTCGGTATCGACGATGCAGATCAGTTCGGTGCGGAAGGTGTGGACCGCTTTTTTGCCATGGAGTTGGGCAAAAAGGTTTTCGGCGGCGGCCGTGGCCTGCAACCGGGCCATGTGCGCCTGTTTGGCCCGCCAGTCGGGACCGGGAAAACTGCCGGCATCACCGGCGACATAGACATTTTGTGTTCCCTTGACGCATCCCGTGGACTCGGCCTCCAGGAAGCCTCCCGGAGACAGGGGGAATCCGGTCTTGGCCAACCAGGGTTGCCCGGTCATGCCGGGAATGAACAGGGTCATGTCGCTTGCGACCCGCCCCCCTTCCGTTTCGATGCCATCGGGCTTGAACTCCTTGATCTTGTGCCCCAGATGAGTGGCGATGCCCTTTTTTTTCATGGTGGCGAGCAGTCCCGTGACGGCCCTGGCCCCGAGACGTTTTCCCGGCTCGGCCATCGGACTGAAGAAGGTCAGCGCGAATTTTTTTCTGCGTCCGATGCGGCGCAGATGGTTTTCGATGCAAAACATGAACTCGAACATCGGTCCGCCGCGGACGGCGGACGGTTCGTTGGGATTTCCGGCAAAACCGAAGGCAAGGGTGCCGCCCCGCATCCGTTCGAGGAGCTCCCGTACACGCAGGGCATCGGTAAGATGGCAGGGCAGGAGGGCATTGCGTTCGATCCCGGGGGCTTTTTTCAGGTATTCCGCTCCCGAGGCGATCAGCAGGGCGTCATTGGCGATGGGACCGGCGGATGTGTCGAGAATGCGTCCGCCATTCCGGGCCCCGGTGGCCCGGGCGGCGATGAACCGGACGCCCATCCGTGCGAAATACGATTCCAGTGGGACATGGAGGCTACGGGAAGACCTTCCTCCCGTGGGGATCCAGATCAGGCTGGGTTGATAGAAAAATTCCGCCCTGGGCGCGACGACGGTCAGATCCAGCGTGCGTCCCGTGTCCAGTGTACGCAATCTGTCGATGGCCGCGAGCGCGGCAAAATTTGTTCCAACGATGGTGACGTTCACGTGTTCGAAGTTCCCCTGTGTGCATTTGGACTTTTTGAATCCATGGAGTTTCCGTTGGCGGGAGGATATTAAGGCATGCGTTGACACACTTTCCAGGGATTGTTATCTTTCAAAGTCTGGTTCATGCAACGGGGTGGGCATGCGATGGATGCCGGACGCGCCACCGTGCCTGTTTCATTCACGGGATCTTGACGTCAAACAATGTTGACACAACGGCATCGGGACATTCTGCAACGTGTGGTTCACGCCACCATTTACCAGGGGGAGGCGGTTGGTTCGAAAACCCTGAGTGGGATGGATGGCCTTGATTGTTCCTCCGCCACCATTCGCGCCGACATGGCCCAACTGGAGAAAATGGGCTATCTGATCCGGGATCACGCCTCGGCGGGTCGGAGGCCGACGCAAAAGGGGCTCCGTTTTTTCGTCGATTCCCTG
It encodes:
- a CDS encoding FAD-dependent oxidoreductase, whose product is MNVTIVGTNFAALAAIDRLRTLDTGRTLDLTVVAPRAEFFYQPSLIWIPTGGRSSRSLHVPLESYFARMGVRFIAARATGARNGGRILDTSAGPIANDALLIASGAEYLKKAPGIERNALLPCHLTDALRVRELLERMRGGTLAFGFAGNPNEPSAVRGGPMFEFMFCIENHLRRIGRRKKFALTFFSPMAEPGKRLGARAVTGLLATMKKKGIATHLGHKIKEFKPDGIETEGGRVASDMTLFIPGMTGQPWLAKTGFPLSPGGFLEAESTGCVKGTQNVYVAGDAGSFPGPDWRAKQAHMARLQATAAAENLFAQLHGKKAVHTFRTELICIVDTENTGIFVSRFPRFGLILPPLYAMHLVKQGLEWWSLRQYR